From the Leifsonia sp. AG29 genome, one window contains:
- a CDS encoding DNA polymerase IV, which translates to MGPADGSDRRVTTGEVDDAEATILHVDMDAFFASVELLERPDARGKPAIVGHAGGRGVVTSATYEARKFGVRSAMPMSQALRLCPTAIILPPHYEKYTQYSRAVMRIFQEVTPLVEPLSIDEAFLDVAGARRLLGSPRRIAELVRARVRDETGLTCSVGVAGTKFMAKLASGRAKPDGLLVIPPADTIAFLRPLPVGALWGVGASTQAQLERMGMRTVADIADAPVQVLQRAVGEASARRLHSLANGRDARRVTPESREKSIGHENTFSVDVDDADTLRRELLRLSGRVGERLRSHGLVGRTVSIKVRYSDFRTITRSRTLAEPTNVGRRLFEEAWDVFETIGVDLRATPIRLIGVRAEQLMEAGGDALALWDPDEEWRETERALDAVSARFGRGVIGPASLVRRSRDAERAEQDGRNPRWLSD; encoded by the coding sequence GTGGGACCAGCGGACGGCAGCGACCGGCGGGTGACGACCGGCGAGGTCGACGACGCCGAGGCGACGATCCTGCATGTCGACATGGATGCCTTCTTCGCGTCGGTGGAGCTTCTGGAGCGTCCGGACGCGCGGGGCAAGCCCGCGATCGTCGGGCACGCGGGAGGGCGGGGCGTCGTCACCAGCGCGACCTACGAGGCCCGCAAGTTCGGCGTGCGGAGCGCGATGCCGATGTCGCAGGCGCTCCGGCTGTGCCCGACGGCGATCATCCTCCCGCCGCACTACGAGAAGTACACGCAGTACTCGCGCGCTGTGATGCGGATCTTCCAAGAGGTCACACCGCTCGTCGAGCCGTTGAGCATCGACGAGGCCTTCCTCGATGTGGCCGGTGCGCGACGCCTCCTGGGCTCTCCGCGGCGCATCGCAGAGCTCGTCCGCGCGCGCGTCCGGGACGAGACGGGCCTGACCTGCTCGGTCGGCGTCGCGGGCACGAAGTTCATGGCGAAGCTCGCCTCCGGCCGGGCCAAGCCGGACGGCCTCCTGGTGATCCCGCCCGCAGACACGATCGCCTTCCTGCGCCCGCTCCCGGTCGGCGCCCTCTGGGGAGTGGGCGCGAGCACCCAGGCCCAGCTCGAGCGGATGGGGATGCGGACGGTCGCCGACATCGCCGACGCCCCGGTCCAGGTTCTCCAGCGGGCGGTCGGGGAGGCCTCGGCCCGCCGCCTCCACTCCCTCGCCAACGGGCGCGACGCCCGCCGGGTCACGCCGGAGTCCCGTGAGAAGAGCATCGGTCACGAGAACACGTTCTCGGTCGACGTGGACGACGCCGACACGCTGCGCCGGGAACTCCTGCGGCTCTCCGGACGGGTCGGGGAGCGCCTCCGGAGCCACGGGCTGGTCGGCCGGACGGTGTCGATCAAGGTCCGGTACTCCGACTTCAGGACGATCACGCGGTCGCGCACCCTCGCCGAGCCGACCAACGTGGGGCGGCGGCTCTTCGAGGAGGCATGGGACGTGTTCGAGACCATCGGCGTCGACCTCCGCGCCACTCCGATCCGGCTGATCGGCGTCCGGGCCGAGCAGCTCATGGAGGCGGGAGGCGACGCTCTCGCGCTGTGGGACCCGGACGAGGAGTGGCGCGAGACCGAACGGGCCCTCGACGCCGTGAGCGCCCGCTTCGGTCGAGGGGTGATCGGTCCCGCCTCGCTGGTCCGCCGCTCCCGCGACGCTGAACGCGCCGAGCAGGACGGCCGCAACCCCCGCTGGCTGAGCGACTAG